One Defluviimonas sp. SAOS-178_SWC DNA window includes the following coding sequences:
- a CDS encoding polyamine ABC transporter substrate-binding protein, with protein MKVTGMTIAAAVLAAGIAGAEEVHVYNWSDYIDEELLTKFESETGIKLIYDVFDSNEILETKLLAGSSGYDVVVPTGRFLQRQIQAGAFQKLDKSKLPNLVNVWDVIAERTSRFDPGNEYSVNYMWGTTGIGVNINKVKEVLGEDAPVTSLALIFDPANMEKLSACGVHMLDAPDEVVAAALRYLGEDPDAQDFETISKTEPLLTAVAPYVQKFHSSEYINALANGDICVAFGWSGDVLQARDRAAEADNGVEIEYHIPKEGALMWFDQLAVPVDAPNADAAHKFINFILDAHNAAAASNYVYYANGNKASQEFLNEDVIGDTAIYPDAETTANLYTNSPWDPQVNRQVTRMWTKVKSGT; from the coding sequence ATGAAGGTTACGGGGATGACGATTGCGGCGGCCGTTCTGGCCGCTGGCATCGCGGGGGCCGAAGAGGTCCATGTCTACAACTGGTCGGACTATATCGACGAGGAACTGCTCACCAAGTTCGAGTCCGAGACCGGCATCAAGCTGATCTACGACGTCTTCGATTCGAACGAGATTCTCGAGACCAAGCTCCTGGCCGGGTCGTCGGGCTATGACGTGGTGGTTCCGACCGGCCGCTTCCTGCAACGGCAGATTCAGGCCGGTGCGTTCCAGAAGCTCGACAAGTCGAAGCTGCCGAACCTGGTCAACGTGTGGGATGTGATCGCGGAGCGGACCTCGCGGTTCGACCCGGGCAACGAATACTCGGTCAACTACATGTGGGGAACGACCGGGATCGGCGTGAACATCAACAAGGTCAAGGAAGTGCTTGGCGAGGACGCGCCCGTCACCTCGCTTGCGCTGATCTTCGATCCGGCGAACATGGAAAAGCTCAGCGCCTGTGGCGTGCACATGCTCGACGCGCCGGATGAAGTCGTCGCCGCCGCGCTGCGCTATCTTGGCGAGGATCCGGATGCGCAGGACTTCGAGACGATCTCGAAGACCGAACCGCTCCTGACCGCGGTGGCGCCCTATGTGCAGAAGTTCCATTCGTCCGAATACATCAACGCGCTCGCCAACGGCGACATCTGCGTCGCCTTCGGCTGGTCGGGGGACGTCCTGCAGGCGCGCGACCGTGCTGCCGAAGCCGACAACGGGGTGGAGATCGAGTACCACATCCCGAAGGAAGGCGCGCTGATGTGGTTTGACCAGCTGGCGGTCCCCGTCGATGCGCCGAATGCGGACGCGGCGCACAAGTTCATCAATTTCATCCTGGATGCGCACAACGCGGCCGCGGCGTCGAACTACGTCTACTATGCCAATGGCAACAAGGCGTCGCAGGAATTCCTGAACGAGGACGTGATCGGTGATACCGCGATCTATCCGGACGCGGAAACGACGGCGAACCTCTACACGAACTCGCCCTGGGATCCGCAGGTCAACCGTCAGGTGACGCGGATGTGGACCAAGGTCAAGTCGGGCACCTAA
- a CDS encoding ABC transporter ATP-binding protein encodes MAQPANRPVFEPWNDPAEKPLIRFQNVTKKFGEFVAIDDLTLDIFRREFFALLGPSGCGKTTLMRMLAGFETPTSGTILLDGVDIAPIPPNKRATNMMFQSYALFPHLTVWDNIAFGLKRSDMPKDKIPARVEEMLRLTRLEKFAKRKPHQISGGQRQRVALARSLAKAPKLLLLDEPLGALDKKLRQDTQFELMDIQEKTGTTFVIVTHDQEEAMTVASRVAVMDHGRMIQVDTPDRIYETPNSVYVADFIGDVNIVEGTARPNGDKYSIAWAEGQPEIAATSAEAIAPGTTVHFAIRPEKVAIATERPEGRANVIEGKVSDIAYLGNISTYKVEVAGGRMIKAQVANERRLARRDITWDDNVFLSFTDTAGVVLRT; translated from the coding sequence ATGGCCCAGCCCGCCAACCGCCCGGTTTTCGAGCCTTGGAACGATCCGGCCGAAAAACCGCTGATCCGGTTCCAGAACGTGACGAAGAAATTCGGCGAGTTCGTCGCGATCGACGACCTGACGCTCGACATCTTCCGTCGCGAGTTCTTCGCGCTGCTCGGGCCTTCGGGCTGCGGCAAGACCACGCTGATGCGGATGCTCGCGGGGTTCGAGACGCCGACCTCCGGGACGATCCTGCTCGACGGGGTCGATATCGCTCCGATCCCGCCGAACAAGCGGGCGACGAACATGATGTTCCAGTCCTACGCGCTTTTTCCGCACCTGACCGTCTGGGACAACATCGCCTTCGGGCTGAAGCGGTCCGACATGCCGAAGGACAAGATCCCGGCGCGGGTCGAGGAGATGCTGCGGCTGACGCGGCTTGAGAAGTTCGCCAAGCGCAAGCCGCACCAGATTTCCGGCGGCCAGCGCCAGCGCGTGGCGCTTGCCCGTTCGCTCGCCAAGGCGCCGAAACTGCTCTTGCTGGACGAGCCCCTGGGCGCGCTCGACAAGAAGCTGAGGCAGGACACCCAGTTCGAACTGATGGACATCCAGGAGAAGACCGGCACCACCTTCGTGATCGTGACCCACGACCAGGAGGAGGCGATGACGGTCGCGAGCCGCGTCGCGGTGATGGATCACGGGCGCATGATCCAGGTCGACACGCCGGACCGGATTTATGAAACGCCGAACTCGGTTTACGTGGCGGACTTCATCGGCGACGTGAACATCGTCGAGGGCACGGCGCGGCCGAACGGCGACAAGTATTCCATCGCCTGGGCCGAGGGCCAGCCCGAGATCGCCGCGACCTCGGCCGAGGCGATCGCCCCGGGAACAACCGTCCATTTCGCGATCCGGCCCGAGAAGGTCGCCATCGCCACCGAGCGCCCCGAAGGCCGCGCCAATGTGATCGAGGGCAAGGTCAGCGACATCGCCTATCTCGGCAACATCTCCACCTACAAGGTCGAGGTGGCCGGCGGCCGGATGATCAAGGCGCAGGTCGCCAACGAGCGCCGGCTGGCGCGCCGCGACATCACCTGGGACGACAATGTCTTCCTGTCCTTCACGGACACGGCGGGCGTCGTTCTCCGGACATAG
- a CDS encoding NAD(P)/FAD-dependent oxidoreductase: MDILTANDRSGEYPRSWYADTAEAPGPFPAAEGALSCDVCIVGAGFTGLSAALHLAARGYDVVLLDAHRVGWGASGRNGGQVGTGQRLDQEELERIVGQTRARALWVLAQEAVALTKALAAEHAPEAGFADGIIHACHRERLVPHSRTYAEKMARDYGYEQIRPLDREEMRHLVGSPAYHGGDIDMGGGHLHPLRYAFGLARAGAAKGVRIHEHSTVRKITEGTPAVVETDRATITARDLVLACNGYLGHLNGRTAARVMPINNFIVATEPMRPEARDALIRGNHAVADSKFVINYFRFSEDNRLLFGGAESYGYRFPSDIAALVRKPMLEIYPQLAGTRITHAWGGTLGITLNRMPHFERLAGNILTASGYSGHGVALATLGGKLAAEAIAGQAERFDLMAGVPTRPFPGGVALRWPLLVLAMVWFSLRDRL; encoded by the coding sequence ATGGACATCCTGACCGCCAATGACAGGTCCGGGGAATATCCCCGGTCCTGGTATGCCGACACCGCCGAAGCGCCCGGCCCCTTCCCCGCGGCCGAGGGCGCGCTATCCTGCGACGTCTGCATCGTCGGCGCCGGTTTCACCGGGCTGTCGGCGGCGCTGCATCTGGCCGCACGCGGCTATGACGTCGTGCTCCTCGACGCCCACCGCGTCGGCTGGGGGGCGTCGGGGCGGAACGGCGGGCAGGTCGGGACCGGCCAGCGGCTCGATCAGGAAGAGCTTGAGAGGATCGTCGGGCAGACCCGCGCCCGCGCGCTCTGGGTTCTCGCGCAGGAGGCGGTGGCGCTGACAAAGGCGCTCGCGGCCGAACACGCGCCCGAGGCGGGTTTCGCCGACGGCATCATCCATGCCTGCCACCGGGAACGCCTCGTGCCCCATTCGCGCACCTATGCCGAGAAGATGGCGCGCGACTACGGCTACGAGCAGATCCGCCCGCTCGACCGGGAAGAGATGCGCCACCTCGTCGGCTCGCCGGCCTATCACGGCGGCGATATCGACATGGGCGGCGGGCATCTGCACCCTTTGCGCTACGCCTTCGGCCTTGCCCGCGCCGGGGCGGCGAAGGGGGTTCGCATCCACGAACATTCGACGGTTCGAAAGATCACCGAGGGCACGCCAGCGGTGGTCGAAACCGACCGCGCGACGATCACCGCGCGGGATCTCGTCCTTGCCTGCAACGGCTATCTCGGCCACCTGAACGGCCGGACGGCGGCCCGCGTGATGCCGATCAACAACTTCATCGTCGCCACCGAACCGATGCGCCCGGAGGCGCGCGACGCGCTCATTCGCGGCAATCACGCGGTGGCGGATTCGAAGTTCGTCATCAACTATTTCCGGTTTTCCGAAGACAACCGCCTCCTCTTCGGCGGCGCCGAAAGCTACGGCTACCGCTTCCCGTCGGACATCGCCGCGCTGGTCCGAAAGCCGATGCTGGAAATCTATCCCCAGCTTGCCGGGACCAGGATCACCCATGCCTGGGGCGGCACGCTCGGCATCACCCTGAACCGGATGCCGCATTTCGAGCGGCTCGCCGGCAACATCCTGACCGCGTCGGGCTATTCCGGCCACGGCGTGGCGCTCGCCACGCTCGGCGGCAAACTCGCGGCCGAGGCCATCGCCGGTCAGGCGGAACGCTTCGACCTCATGGCCGGGGTGCCGACACGCCCCTTCCCCGGCGGTGTCGCCCTGCGCTGGCCGCTCCTGGTTCTGGCGATGGTCTGGTTTTCCCTCCGCGACCGGTTGTGA
- a CDS encoding pyridoxal phosphate-dependent decarboxylase family protein produces the protein MSVEAKTLDPDDWEDMRRLAHRIVDDAIDYTRDVRDRPVWQEMPDDVRRAFAAPLPRRGRAPSEVYETLKTGMMPYPLGNIHPRFWMWYMGASNFTGALGDFLAAILGSNLGGGNHSAALIDRQVVDWMKEIVGYPAGASGTLVSGGSVANLIGLTVARNVKSPGDARADGICGDGGRLRFYGSDQLHSCHQIALESLGLGRAGLRKLPARDDGTLDPGLLAEAVSHDRSHGLRPACVIATAGTVNAGAIDDLRAIGAFCRDEGLWFHVDGCIGGLLALSPRHRSLVDGMSEADSIAIDPHKWLHAPFEVGCALVRDRAAHRATFEKTPEYLQQKDRGIAASEWLHDYGVQTSRGFRALKVWMALQEHGADTFGALIDQDITHATYLADRVEAVSDLELVAKRVISIVCFRFNPGDLGEDALRTLNTEILLRMQEDGVAAVSDTVINGRFCLRAAINNHRTRKLDIDILVDAVLTHGRALVDELSNGQEVSGSPSDASAS, from the coding sequence ATGTCAGTGGAAGCGAAGACCCTCGACCCGGACGATTGGGAAGACATGCGCCGGCTTGCCCACCGGATCGTCGATGACGCCATCGACTATACCCGCGACGTGCGCGACCGGCCGGTCTGGCAGGAAATGCCGGACGACGTGCGCCGGGCCTTCGCCGCCCCCCTGCCACGGCGGGGCCGCGCGCCATCCGAGGTCTACGAGACCTTGAAGACCGGCATGATGCCCTATCCCCTCGGCAACATCCATCCGCGCTTCTGGATGTGGTATATGGGGGCGAGCAACTTCACCGGCGCCCTCGGCGATTTCCTCGCGGCGATCCTCGGGTCGAACCTCGGCGGCGGAAACCACTCGGCCGCGTTGATCGACCGCCAGGTTGTCGATTGGATGAAAGAGATCGTGGGCTATCCCGCCGGGGCCAGCGGCACCCTGGTCAGCGGCGGGTCCGTGGCGAACCTGATCGGGCTGACGGTCGCCCGGAACGTGAAGTCACCCGGCGATGCGCGCGCCGACGGGATATGCGGCGATGGCGGGCGGCTGCGGTTCTACGGTTCCGACCAGTTGCATTCCTGTCACCAGATCGCGCTTGAAAGCCTCGGTCTCGGCCGCGCGGGGTTGCGGAAACTTCCGGCCCGCGACGACGGCACGCTCGACCCCGGCCTTCTGGCCGAAGCGGTTTCGCACGACCGATCCCACGGTCTGCGTCCCGCCTGCGTGATCGCCACCGCCGGCACGGTCAATGCCGGCGCGATTGACGATCTTCGGGCGATCGGGGCGTTTTGTCGGGACGAGGGCCTCTGGTTCCACGTCGACGGCTGCATCGGCGGGCTTCTGGCGCTGTCTCCCCGCCACCGCAGTCTGGTCGACGGGATGTCTGAGGCCGACAGCATCGCGATCGACCCGCACAAATGGTTGCATGCGCCGTTCGAGGTCGGCTGCGCGCTTGTCCGGGACCGCGCGGCGCATCGCGCGACCTTCGAGAAGACGCCGGAATATCTGCAACAGAAGGACCGTGGGATCGCGGCGAGCGAATGGCTCCACGACTACGGCGTTCAGACCTCTCGCGGGTTTCGCGCGCTGAAGGTCTGGATGGCGTTGCAGGAGCATGGCGCCGACACGTTCGGCGCGCTGATCGATCAAGATATCACGCACGCCACTTATCTGGCGGACAGGGTGGAGGCCGTGTCCGATCTGGAGCTGGTCGCCAAGCGGGTAATCAGCATTGTCTGTTTCCGCTTCAATCCCGGCGACCTTGGCGAAGATGCGCTGCGCACCCTCAACACCGAGATCCTGCTCCGCATGCAGGAGGACGGCGTTGCGGCCGTGTCCGATACGGTGATCAACGGGCGCTTCTGCCTGCGCGCCGCGATCAACAACCACCGGACCCGGAAATTGGATATCGACATCCTCGTCGACGCCGTTCTGACCCATGGCCGCGCGCTCGTCGATGAGCTTTCAAACGGTCAGGAGGTTTCGGGAAGCCCGAGCGACGCAAGTGCTTCGTGA
- the cysK gene encoding cysteine synthase A: protein MTDKRSIRTTDGRKRQYDSVLDTIGDTPVIRVNNLAPDGVRMYVKAEFFNPGGSVKDRLAINIIEAAEREGKLKPGQTVVEATSGNTGIGLAVVCAQKGYPLVVTMADSFSIERRRLMRMLGAKVVLTPRAEKGIGMYKKAVELAEANGWFLARQFETDANADIHETTTGREIVADFAGDRLDYFVTGYGTGGTLTGVARVLRKERPETKIVVTEPANAALLSSGEKQARDANGAPAASHKAWEPHPIQGWTPDFIPLVLQDGVDHNGYDELIPVPGPEGIAWAQKLAKKEGILTGISGGSTFAVAMRVAEKAEPGTVILCMLPDTGERYMTTPLFEAIEPEMDAEEIAISRSTPGYQMPA from the coding sequence ATGACCGACAAACGCTCCATCCGCACAACCGATGGCCGCAAACGCCAGTATGACAGTGTCCTTGACACCATCGGCGATACGCCGGTGATCCGGGTCAACAACCTCGCCCCCGATGGCGTGCGCATGTACGTCAAGGCGGAGTTCTTCAATCCCGGCGGCTCGGTCAAGGACCGGCTTGCCATCAACATCATCGAGGCGGCGGAGCGGGAAGGCAAGCTGAAGCCCGGACAGACGGTCGTGGAGGCCACCAGCGGCAATACCGGCATCGGCCTCGCCGTGGTCTGCGCGCAAAAGGGCTATCCGCTGGTCGTGACGATGGCCGACAGCTTCTCGATCGAGCGCCGGCGCCTGATGCGGATGCTTGGCGCCAAGGTGGTGCTGACGCCGCGGGCCGAAAAGGGCATCGGCATGTACAAGAAGGCCGTCGAACTCGCCGAGGCCAACGGCTGGTTCCTTGCCCGCCAGTTCGAGACCGACGCCAATGCCGACATCCACGAAACCACCACGGGCCGCGAGATCGTGGCCGATTTCGCGGGCGACCGGCTCGACTATTTCGTCACCGGCTACGGCACCGGCGGCACCCTGACCGGCGTCGCCCGCGTCCTGCGCAAGGAGCGGCCGGAAACCAAGATCGTGGTCACGGAACCCGCGAACGCGGCGCTTCTGAGCAGTGGCGAAAAGCAGGCACGCGATGCCAATGGTGCGCCGGCCGCAAGCCACAAGGCGTGGGAACCGCATCCAATCCAGGGCTGGACGCCCGATTTCATCCCGCTGGTTCTGCAGGACGGTGTCGACCACAACGGCTATGACGAGCTGATCCCGGTCCCCGGCCCGGAGGGCATCGCGTGGGCCCAGAAGCTGGCGAAGAAGGAAGGCATCCTGACCGGCATTTCCGGCGGCTCGACCTTTGCCGTGGCGATGCGGGTGGCCGAGAAGGCGGAACCCGGCACGGTGATCCTCTGCATGTTGCCCGATACCGGGGAGCGCTACATGACCACGCCGCTTTTCGAGGCGATCGAACCGGAGATGGATGCCGAGGAGATCGCTATCTCGCGGTCCACGCCAGGTTACCAGATGCCGGCCTGA
- a CDS encoding aspartate aminotransferase family protein yields the protein MTQITNHMPTRELQALDAAHHMHPFTADAELARKGARIITRGKGVYLTDSEGQQILDGMAGLWCVNVGYGRKDIAEVAARQMEELCYYNTFFQTSHVPAIALAAEIAKLAPGDLNHVFYAGSGSEANDTNIRLVRRYWEVKGKPGKNIIISRTNAYHGSTMGGGSLGGMAGIHAQGGLPIPNIVHIGQPYWYGEGKDMSAEEFGLLRARELEAKIEELGVDRVAAFIGEPIQGAGGVIVPPATYWPEIQRICDKYGILLIADEVITGFGRTGNWFGSQTLGIKPHIMTIAKGLSSGYAPIGGSIVCDDIAATVGGAGDFNHGYTYCGHPVAAAVALKNLQILQEEKIVDHVRNVAHPYLMERWKALEDHPLVGEASLVGLMGSIALTPNKETRAAFASEAGTVGYRCRERCFANNLVMRHVGDRMIISPPLVITPSEIDVLIERATKSLDECYAGLKSDGLLKAA from the coding sequence ATGACCCAGATCACCAATCACATGCCCACCAGGGAACTCCAGGCGCTGGATGCCGCGCATCACATGCACCCCTTCACCGCCGATGCCGAGCTTGCCCGGAAGGGCGCGCGGATCATCACCCGTGGCAAGGGTGTCTATCTCACCGATAGCGAAGGCCAGCAGATCCTCGACGGCATGGCCGGGCTCTGGTGCGTGAACGTCGGCTATGGCCGCAAGGACATCGCGGAGGTCGCCGCGCGGCAGATGGAGGAGCTGTGCTATTACAACACCTTCTTCCAGACCTCGCATGTGCCGGCCATCGCGCTGGCCGCCGAGATCGCGAAGCTCGCCCCCGGCGACCTCAACCACGTCTTCTATGCAGGATCGGGGTCGGAGGCGAACGACACCAATATCCGCCTTGTCCGCCGCTACTGGGAGGTGAAGGGCAAGCCCGGGAAGAACATCATCATCAGCCGCACGAACGCCTATCACGGCTCCACTATGGGCGGCGGCTCGCTCGGCGGCATGGCCGGCATTCATGCCCAGGGCGGGCTGCCGATCCCGAACATCGTCCATATCGGCCAGCCCTACTGGTACGGCGAAGGCAAGGACATGAGCGCCGAGGAATTCGGCCTGCTGCGCGCCCGCGAGCTTGAGGCGAAGATCGAAGAACTGGGCGTCGACCGCGTCGCCGCCTTCATCGGCGAACCGATCCAGGGCGCCGGCGGCGTCATCGTCCCGCCCGCGACCTACTGGCCCGAAATCCAGCGCATCTGCGACAAGTACGGCATCCTCCTGATCGCCGACGAGGTCATCACCGGCTTCGGCCGCACCGGCAACTGGTTTGGCAGCCAGACCCTCGGCATCAAGCCGCATATCATGACCATCGCCAAGGGTCTGTCGTCGGGCTACGCGCCGATCGGCGGTTCCATCGTCTGCGACGACATCGCCGCGACCGTCGGCGGCGCGGGCGATTTCAACCACGGCTACACCTATTGCGGCCACCCGGTCGCCGCCGCCGTGGCGCTGAAGAACCTCCAGATCCTGCAGGAGGAGAAGATCGTCGACCACGTCAGGAACGTGGCCCATCCCTACCTGATGGAACGCTGGAAGGCGCTCGAGGATCATCCGCTGGTGGGCGAGGCGTCGCTGGTCGGGCTCATGGGCTCCATCGCGCTCACGCCGAACAAGGAAACCCGCGCCGCATTCGCGTCGGAGGCCGGCACCGTCGGCTATCGCTGCCGCGAGCGCTGCTTTGCCAACAACCTCGTCATGCGCCATGTCGGCGACCGCATGATCATCTCGCCGCCCCTCGTGATCACCCCGTCCGAGATCGACGTTCTCATCGAGCGCGCGACGAAGTCGCTCGACGAATGCTATGCGGGCCTGAAGTCCGACGGGCTTCTGAAAGCGGCCTGA
- a CDS encoding ABC transporter permease, which produces MNRRFSWFNATSLTLGFAFLYLPMVILIIFSFNASKLVTVWAGFSTKWYGELLGNQAFLDAAWVTLKVAVLSSTLATVLGTMAAYVLVRAGRFMGRTLFSGMIYAPLVMPEVITGLAMLLLFISIGMDRGVGTIVLAHTTFTMCYVSVVVSSRLVTFDKSLEEAALDLGCTPFDAFRSVTLPIIAPAVISGWLLAFTLSLDDLVIASFAAGPSSTTLPMKIFSSVRLGVSPEINALSTLMIGIVTVGVITASLISKQSIARQRAEEQAAART; this is translated from the coding sequence ATGAACCGCCGGTTTTCCTGGTTCAACGCGACCTCGCTGACGCTCGGCTTCGCGTTCCTCTACCTGCCGATGGTCATCCTGATCATCTTCTCGTTCAACGCCTCGAAGCTGGTGACGGTCTGGGCCGGGTTCTCGACGAAGTGGTATGGCGAGCTTCTGGGCAACCAGGCGTTCCTCGATGCCGCCTGGGTGACGCTGAAGGTGGCGGTGCTGTCCTCGACGCTCGCCACCGTCCTCGGGACGATGGCGGCCTATGTTCTGGTCAGGGCGGGGCGCTTCATGGGGCGCACGCTTTTCTCCGGCATGATCTACGCGCCCCTCGTCATGCCCGAGGTGATTACCGGCCTCGCGATGCTGCTTCTCTTCATCTCCATCGGCATGGACCGGGGCGTGGGAACCATCGTTCTGGCGCATACGACCTTCACGATGTGCTATGTCTCGGTCGTCGTCTCGTCCCGCCTCGTCACCTTCGACAAGTCGCTGGAGGAGGCGGCGCTGGATCTTGGCTGCACGCCGTTCGACGCCTTCCGCTCGGTTACGCTGCCGATCATCGCGCCGGCGGTGATCTCGGGCTGGCTTCTGGCCTTCACCCTGTCGCTCGACGACCTGGTGATCGCCTCCTTCGCGGCCGGTCCGTCCTCGACGACGCTGCCGATGAAGATCTTCTCGTCGGTGCGGCTGGGCGTCAGCCCCGAGATCAACGCGCTGTCCACGCTCATGATCGGGATCGTGACGGTCGGTGTGATTACCGCCTCGCTGATCTCCAAACAGTCGATCGCGCGGCAACGGGCGGAGGAGCAGGCAGCGGCGCGGACCTGA
- a CDS encoding ABC transporter permease subunit, protein MRRFFLIATPYLWLLVFFLIPFVIVLKIALSDYAISIPPYTPTLDLSAGWEGITRFFSELDFENFTFLASDALYWKAYLSSLKIAAISTFITLLVGYPIAYGMAQASDEWRPTLMMLVILPFWTSFLIRIYSWIGILSGEGFLNQVLMWTGIIDAPLTILNTNVAVYIGIVYAYLPFMILPIYASLEKLDGSLIEAAEDLGCSKASAFWLVTFPLSRPGVIAGCFLVFIPALGEFVIPSILGGNETLMIGKTLYDEFFANRDWPVASAVAVVLLLILIVPIILFQRNEQKQREAN, encoded by the coding sequence CTGCGGCGCTTCTTCCTGATCGCCACGCCGTATCTGTGGCTGCTGGTCTTCTTCCTCATCCCCTTCGTCATCGTCCTGAAGATCGCGCTGTCGGACTACGCGATCTCGATCCCGCCCTATACGCCGACGCTCGACCTGTCGGCGGGCTGGGAGGGCATCACGCGTTTCTTCAGCGAACTCGATTTCGAGAACTTCACCTTCCTCGCCTCCGATGCCCTTTACTGGAAGGCCTACCTGTCGAGCCTGAAGATCGCCGCGATCTCGACCTTCATCACGCTTCTCGTGGGCTATCCCATCGCCTACGGCATGGCGCAGGCCTCGGACGAGTGGCGGCCGACGCTGATGATGCTCGTCATCCTGCCGTTCTGGACCTCGTTCCTGATCCGCATCTATTCCTGGATCGGAATCCTGTCGGGCGAGGGGTTCCTCAACCAGGTCCTCATGTGGACCGGGATCATCGACGCGCCGCTGACGATCCTCAACACCAACGTCGCGGTCTATATCGGCATCGTCTACGCCTATCTCCCGTTCATGATCCTGCCGATCTACGCGTCGCTCGAAAAGCTCGACGGATCGCTGATCGAGGCGGCGGAAGATCTTGGCTGCTCCAAGGCCTCGGCCTTCTGGCTCGTCACCTTCCCCCTGTCACGGCCCGGCGTGATCGCGGGCTGCTTCCTCGTCTTCATCCCCGCGCTCGGCGAATTCGTCATTCCGTCGATCCTCGGCGGGAACGAGACGCTGATGATCGGCAAGACGCTTTACGACGAGTTCTTCGCCAACCGGGACTGGCCGGTGGCCTCGGCGGTGGCGGTCGTTCTGCTCCTGATCCTGATCGTCCCGATCATCCTCTTCCAGCGGAACGAACAGAAGCAGAGGGAGGCGAACTGA
- a CDS encoding GntR family transcriptional regulator — protein sequence MKNLREADESPRKVPSHEITYCRLRDMILFGQLTPGQPVTIQGLTATLDAGMTPVREAIRKLTAEGALVLQGNRRVSVPQLMGSQIDELAFARLTIEPKLAHMAAKRLQQKDISELARIDADIDQAIGAGDVQRYLANNYRFHFTLYDRADAPILLSIAHSLWLRFGPSLRVVCGRYGTSNLPDRHGEALAAMRGGDAEGLARALENDIAQGIDQVRLSLGGAEI from the coding sequence ATGAAAAACCTACGTGAAGCGGACGAATCGCCCAGAAAAGTGCCATCGCACGAAATTACCTACTGCCGGCTGCGCGACATGATTCTCTTCGGCCAGCTGACACCCGGCCAACCGGTGACAATTCAGGGGCTGACCGCAACGCTCGATGCGGGCATGACCCCGGTGCGCGAGGCGATCCGGAAGCTGACGGCGGAGGGCGCGCTGGTGCTTCAGGGCAACCGCCGCGTCTCGGTGCCGCAACTCATGGGATCGCAGATCGACGAACTTGCCTTCGCCCGGCTGACGATCGAGCCGAAACTGGCGCATATGGCCGCAAAAAGGCTGCAACAGAAGGATATTTCCGAACTGGCGCGGATCGACGCGGATATCGACCAGGCCATCGGCGCCGGCGATGTGCAGCGCTATCTCGCGAACAATTACCGCTTCCATTTCACCCTCTACGACCGCGCCGATGCGCCGATCCTGCTCTCCATCGCGCATTCGCTGTGGCTCAGATTCGGTCCGTCGTTGCGGGTCGTCTGCGGCCGCTACGGCACGTCGAACCTGCCGGACCGGCACGGCGAGGCGCTGGCCGCGATGCGGGGCGGCGATGCCGAGGGACTGGCGCGGGCGCTCGAAAACGACATCGCGCAGGGAATCGATCAGGTCAGGCTGTCGCTCGGCGGCGCCGAAATTTGA